One part of the Georgfuchsia toluolica genome encodes these proteins:
- a CDS encoding NAD-dependent epimerase/dehydratase family protein, producing MTAESNTVLITGATGFVGRHLCFLLKSHGYSLRIATRRRVENGDPLCSLGHMAVIGDLGPDTDWSDGLFGVDTVVHLANRVHVMQARDPLAEIDCYHQVNVEGTRRLAQSAAAIGVRKFIFVSSVKALGERGVFDATTMASPEDAYGRSKLAAENILMEIADRSGMRAVILCPPLIYGPGVGANFLRLLSLVDRGIPLPLAAVNNRRSLLYVGNLVSVIARCLEMETSSNGRYCISDGAAVSTPELIRVMAQALDRSCRFWFIPLPVLLTLAGFLGKQQEIRRLTDSLVVDDAPFRNAFCWEPPYSMRDGLLATAQWYRSCP from the coding sequence GTGACAGCGGAGTCGAATACAGTTCTCATTACTGGTGCGACTGGATTTGTAGGTCGTCACCTTTGCTTTCTATTGAAATCGCATGGGTATTCTTTGCGTATTGCAACGCGGCGTCGTGTGGAGAACGGCGATCCTTTGTGCTCACTGGGACACATGGCAGTTATCGGAGACTTGGGTCCCGATACCGATTGGTCTGACGGATTGTTCGGGGTAGATACGGTAGTGCATCTGGCAAATCGCGTACATGTCATGCAAGCACGAGATCCTTTGGCCGAGATTGATTGCTATCACCAAGTCAATGTTGAGGGTACCCGGCGGCTCGCGCAATCCGCTGCTGCAATTGGAGTTAGAAAATTTATTTTCGTCAGCTCAGTCAAGGCACTCGGTGAACGCGGTGTATTTGATGCAACAACAATGGCATCCCCCGAGGACGCCTATGGCCGCTCCAAACTGGCAGCTGAAAATATCCTGATGGAAATTGCAGATCGGTCAGGCATGAGGGCGGTGATACTGTGCCCACCGCTGATATATGGCCCCGGAGTAGGCGCCAACTTTCTGCGTCTGCTGAGTTTGGTGGATCGCGGGATTCCCTTGCCATTAGCCGCGGTCAACAACCGGCGCAGCTTGCTTTACGTAGGCAACCTGGTGTCAGTCATCGCGCGTTGTCTCGAAATGGAAACTTCGTCGAACGGGCGTTACTGCATCAGCGATGGTGCTGCTGTTTCGACACCGGAATTGATTCGAGTCATGGCGCAGGCACTCGACCGGTCCTGTCGTTTTTGGTTTATTCCCTTGCCGGTACTGCTGACGCTTGCCGGTTTCCTCGGCAAGCAGCAGGAGATTCGGCGTCTTACCGATTCGCTGGTGGTTGACGATGCGCCGTTCAGGAACGCGTTCTGCTGGGAGCCGCCCTATTCCATGCGAGATGGCCTGCTTGCGACTGCACAGTGGTACCGTAGCTGTCCATGA
- a CDS encoding glycosyltransferase family 4 protein encodes MRICRIATVPFFLFHHLGEQIAATARSGHEVVLVSSPGEGTAALQSITGVSHYALNISRQISIFRDLVTLLRLLVFFRRQHFDLVHSTTPKAGLLAAIAGRLAGIPVRLHTFTGQAWAERSGWVRWIAKACDRLVVKLNTRCYADSISQRDFIVAEGVARADEITVLGQGSLAGVDFTRFNHHRSGTAAAVKARLEIPAGARVVGFVGRVTKDKGIQELVAAFDLLASFGCENVYLVLVGPLEPERDPLPAELVARIHRDKRIRMVGYMPAPEEYIAMFDIFCLPSYREGFGNVVLEAAAMGIPTVGTRIIGLTDAIVDGVTGILVPPKDVSALARALKLVLLDDHLRSRLGSQAKSRTATLFDSRKVNAGVLAEYESLRLGGKLRPH; translated from the coding sequence ATGCGCATCTGTCGCATCGCCACCGTGCCCTTCTTCCTCTTCCATCATCTGGGCGAGCAGATCGCTGCCACCGCCCGCTCCGGGCACGAAGTCGTCCTGGTTTCCAGCCCCGGGGAGGGAACCGCGGCCCTGCAGTCGATTACGGGCGTCAGTCATTATGCTTTGAACATCTCCCGCCAGATCAGCATCTTTCGTGATCTGGTGACGTTGTTGCGGTTGCTGGTTTTTTTCCGCCGCCAGCATTTCGACCTAGTGCATTCAACGACGCCTAAAGCCGGGCTGCTTGCCGCCATCGCCGGTCGGCTTGCTGGCATTCCCGTCAGGCTCCACACCTTCACCGGTCAGGCGTGGGCGGAACGCAGTGGCTGGGTGCGCTGGATCGCCAAGGCCTGCGACCGCCTGGTGGTCAAGCTGAACACGCGTTGTTACGCCGACAGCATTTCACAGCGCGACTTCATCGTCGCCGAAGGCGTGGCGCGGGCCGACGAGATCACCGTGCTCGGCCAAGGCTCCCTGGCGGGGGTCGATTTCACGCGCTTCAATCACCATCGCAGCGGCACGGCGGCTGCGGTCAAGGCGCGCCTGGAAATCCCGGCCGGGGCGCGGGTAGTGGGTTTCGTCGGCCGCGTCACCAAGGACAAGGGTATCCAGGAACTGGTCGCTGCTTTCGATCTGCTTGCGTCATTCGGCTGCGAGAACGTCTATCTGGTACTGGTCGGCCCGCTCGAACCCGAGCGAGACCCCCTGCCAGCAGAGTTGGTCGCGCGCATACACCGCGACAAACGTATTCGCATGGTTGGCTATATGCCCGCGCCTGAGGAATATATTGCCATGTTTGACATTTTTTGCCTGCCCAGCTACCGCGAGGGATTCGGCAACGTAGTACTGGAGGCGGCCGCTATGGGCATACCCACTGTTGGCACTCGTATCATCGGCCTGACGGACGCCATCGTGGATGGGGTCACCGGAATATTGGTGCCGCCGAAGGATGTCAGCGCATTAGCCCGGGCGCTCAAACTTGTGCTGCTGGATGACCACCTCCGGTCGCGGCTGGGCAGCCAGGCGAAAAGCCGGACTGCAACCCTGTTCGACTCAAGAAAAGTCAATGCCGGCGTGCTCGCCGAATATGAAAGCCTGCGGCTTGGCGGAAAGCTCAGGCCGCATTGA
- a CDS encoding class I SAM-dependent methyltransferase has product MKDTLDQASGRITTQQYWEAGWRDAALPGPLDPVHGSYFSRLLHRCFKEALARQGTGNRRFIEIGCGTSHWLPYFCNEFGFTVSGIDYSPTGCANSREILRRAGCAGDIREGDMFAPPPQWLSHFDVVGSFGLVEHFKHTAAAVAACATYLRPGGCMITLVPTMRGLPGLAYRLARRAVYDTHVPLGIETLAQAHRQAGLEVASCRYLLGLPGVLGEFDTDEKPLSVRGMIKRISRGYWWLEERGLGVPPNRYTSPYALCIATKPVA; this is encoded by the coding sequence ATGAAAGATACACTTGATCAAGCCTCGGGAAGGATAACCACCCAGCAATACTGGGAGGCGGGTTGGCGCGACGCTGCTCTGCCCGGACCGCTCGACCCAGTGCATGGCAGTTATTTTTCCCGGCTGCTGCACCGTTGCTTCAAGGAGGCGCTGGCGCGGCAGGGCACCGGCAACCGCCGCTTCATCGAAATTGGTTGCGGCACCTCGCACTGGCTGCCCTACTTCTGCAACGAATTCGGTTTTACCGTCAGCGGTATCGACTACTCGCCCACCGGATGCGCCAACAGCAGGGAAATTCTGCGCCGTGCCGGTTGCGCCGGCGACATCCGCGAAGGCGACATGTTTGCGCCGCCGCCACAATGGCTGTCCCATTTTGACGTCGTCGGCTCGTTCGGACTGGTAGAGCATTTCAAGCATACTGCCGCCGCGGTTGCCGCCTGCGCCACCTATCTGCGCCCCGGCGGCTGCATGATCACCCTGGTGCCGACGATGCGCGGCTTGCCTGGCCTGGCCTACCGCCTGGCCCGGCGCGCGGTTTATGACACGCACGTTCCGCTCGGCATCGAGACGCTGGCACAGGCGCATCGGCAAGCCGGCCTGGAGGTGGCGAGCTGCCGCTATCTGCTGGGGCTACCCGGCGTGCTGGGAGAGTTCGACACGGATGAAAAACCACTGTCCGTGCGCGGCATGATCAAGCGCATCAGCCGTGGCTATTGGTGGCTCGAGGAGCGTGGCTTAGGGGTGCCACCCAACCGCTACACCTCGCCCTATGCCTTATGCATTGCAACGAAGCCGGTAGCCTGA
- the murJ gene encoding murein biosynthesis integral membrane protein MurJ — MTRLIQARSVFFVTGATVAVGVVTLLQDILLAASFATGTSVDAYQLAIALPVAGINIFAGGTVQSLLIPIFVRTEHAGGSAAAAGLVAWAHRALLIVLCGALLVLAALFIIGAPLVATSFSADTLALSHTLFWSVLPLFFFGGLSSLYVTALNSIRAHALAALLPILTPAAAVAALLTLGKSSGVASVAWGASLGALLQYLLAKTVLGQRGYGSAVATLPANGAGRRIRRDYWLLVIAATLLGGILLTDIILATTLTAGDTATFGFASRPVMLGLAFLTIIASNITLPHYSDLVAKQDWRGLAKSYLVSVRSLLIISVPVILACHFFANGITALIYQRGAFSAADSQRVAQILRILIWQVPFYLTAMIGLRVANAIGKNYVLLLISLTCFVLNLATGLLLVRGHGLSGIAAATVITFAIWAGLVTYYVHGLCRKRIHEA, encoded by the coding sequence GTGACCCGCTTGATCCAGGCGAGATCCGTTTTTTTCGTCACCGGCGCGACGGTGGCCGTGGGCGTCGTGACGCTGCTGCAGGATATTCTTCTGGCCGCGTCCTTTGCTACGGGAACCTCGGTTGATGCCTATCAACTCGCCATTGCCCTGCCAGTGGCCGGCATCAACATTTTCGCCGGCGGTACCGTGCAGTCACTTCTGATACCGATCTTTGTGCGCACCGAACATGCCGGCGGAAGCGCTGCCGCAGCAGGGCTTGTTGCCTGGGCGCACCGGGCGCTCTTGATAGTGCTCTGCGGCGCATTACTTGTGCTGGCCGCATTGTTCATTATTGGGGCGCCCCTGGTCGCCACCAGTTTTTCCGCCGATACCCTGGCGCTCAGTCATACGCTGTTCTGGAGCGTCCTGCCGCTGTTCTTTTTTGGTGGTTTGTCCAGTCTGTACGTCACGGCACTAAACAGCATTCGGGCGCACGCCCTGGCAGCATTGTTGCCAATACTTACGCCCGCTGCCGCCGTCGCTGCCTTGCTGACCCTGGGAAAATCGAGCGGCGTTGCCTCGGTTGCCTGGGGCGCATCGCTGGGCGCTCTGTTGCAGTATCTACTTGCCAAGACAGTTCTCGGCCAGCGTGGCTACGGCAGCGCCGTGGCCACGCTGCCGGCCAACGGCGCTGGCCGCCGCATCCGCCGCGACTACTGGTTACTGGTGATCGCCGCGACATTGCTTGGGGGCATACTGCTGACCGACATCATCCTGGCGACGACCCTGACCGCAGGTGATACCGCGACGTTCGGCTTCGCCTCGCGGCCGGTTATGCTGGGCCTGGCCTTTCTCACCATTATCGCCAGCAACATTACGCTGCCCCATTATTCCGATTTGGTGGCCAAGCAGGACTGGCGCGGACTGGCCAAATCCTATCTGGTAAGTGTACGTTCGCTGCTCATCATTTCCGTGCCGGTGATCCTGGCGTGTCACTTTTTCGCCAACGGCATAACTGCCCTGATCTACCAGCGCGGTGCGTTCAGCGCCGCCGATTCGCAGCGGGTCGCGCAAATATTGCGCATCCTGATCTGGCAAGTGCCCTTCTACCTGACGGCAATGATAGGCTTGCGCGTGGCGAATGCGATCGGCAAAAACTATGTGCTGCTGCTCATTTCCCTGACATGCTTTGTGCTGAACTTGGCGACGGGTTTGCTATTGGTACGCGGCCATGGTCTGAGCGGCATCGCCGCTGCCACAGTCATCACTTTCGCCATCTGGGCCGGCTTGGTGACCTACTATGTCCATGGTTTGTGCCGGAAACGGATCCATGAGGCCTGA
- a CDS encoding acyltransferase family protein, which translates to MKNTSQHNYHPSYRRDIDGLRALAILSVVAYHALPAYVPGGFVGVDVFFVISGFLISTIIFKSLADNDFSFLEFYAHRIRRIFPALLIVMACCFVLGWFALLPEEYKQLGKHIAAGAGFVLNFILWKEAGYFDVASELKPLMHLWSLAIEEQFYLGFPLLIWLAWRIRINLVLVISTVLALSFGANMIGVHYDVVQTFFVPQTRFWELMTGVLLAWLSLNGGNKGEGGLIWGNRCMTRGGALCDVTTRQAMLMSMLSLVGLALILASVFLFNKTMPYPGARAAMPVAGSMLLILAGQESLINRILLSSRVMVFVGIVSYPLYLWHWPLLSFARILESETLSLEIGATAVTLSFILAALTYRLVEKPIRYGGHAGTKSIVLCILMALVGFIGYNAFDREGLPFRQKQLLLNNERHQFRKIAASDESRCLRRFPTFRGYCLLAKDSQPTIAVIGDSLTPGLFNGLKEATANDASVNILGLSLGGMLPLMGVSSYDNLSPYERQAASALGSSQMVSIAGKTASVELVVMVGNWTLYIDPQPDRKMFVRLADRPEITDNREVYRIALTRTFSYLLQQNKQVVFVLNQAGLNFDPQSCANNRPLRLGNEMRSTCAVSRDDFERHNREYREIAASVLKDFPSVKVFDVAKFLCDDQWCWAMKGSELLYADRTHFSRQGGSYIAQFLAPVIQEARLGRIQTN; encoded by the coding sequence ATGAAAAATACCTCACAGCATAATTACCACCCTTCATACCGAAGAGACATAGACGGACTCCGCGCCTTGGCGATTCTCAGTGTAGTGGCATATCATGCCTTGCCAGCATATGTGCCAGGCGGGTTCGTCGGAGTTGATGTTTTTTTCGTCATTTCTGGTTTCCTGATCTCGACGATTATTTTCAAGAGCCTGGCAGATAACGATTTTTCCTTTCTTGAGTTCTATGCTCATCGCATTCGCCGGATATTTCCGGCATTGCTCATTGTCATGGCCTGCTGTTTTGTTCTGGGGTGGTTTGCACTGCTGCCGGAAGAATACAAGCAATTAGGGAAACACATCGCTGCTGGTGCCGGGTTCGTGCTGAATTTCATTTTATGGAAAGAAGCGGGATATTTTGATGTCGCATCAGAATTAAAGCCCCTCATGCACCTCTGGTCGCTGGCGATAGAGGAGCAGTTTTACCTCGGTTTCCCCCTGCTCATCTGGCTCGCCTGGCGCATTCGCATTAATTTGGTGCTCGTCATCTCGACAGTATTAGCCCTGTCTTTCGGTGCCAACATGATTGGTGTTCATTACGATGTCGTGCAAACTTTTTTCGTGCCGCAGACACGTTTCTGGGAATTAATGACGGGTGTGCTGCTGGCGTGGCTATCTCTCAATGGGGGCAACAAGGGAGAGGGTGGTCTCATTTGGGGTAATCGCTGCATGACGCGTGGGGGCGCCCTCTGTGACGTTACGACACGGCAGGCAATGTTGATGAGTATGTTGTCGCTGGTCGGACTGGCACTGATTTTGGCCAGTGTTTTCCTGTTCAATAAAACCATGCCCTACCCTGGCGCGCGCGCGGCCATGCCAGTCGCCGGATCGATGCTGCTGATTCTCGCTGGCCAGGAATCACTGATAAATCGAATCCTGCTTTCTAGCCGCGTCATGGTATTCGTCGGCATTGTCAGTTATCCGCTATACCTCTGGCACTGGCCCCTGCTTTCGTTTGCACGCATCCTGGAATCGGAGACACTTTCGCTCGAAATTGGCGCAACCGCAGTGACATTGAGCTTTATTCTGGCTGCCCTGACCTATCGCCTGGTTGAAAAACCGATCCGTTATGGTGGCCATGCCGGAACAAAATCGATAGTTTTGTGCATTTTGATGGCGCTGGTTGGTTTTATTGGCTACAACGCTTTCGATCGGGAGGGGCTGCCATTTCGCCAGAAACAATTATTGCTTAATAACGAGCGGCATCAATTCCGCAAAATTGCCGCTTCTGATGAATCCCGCTGTTTACGTCGATTTCCGACTTTCAGGGGTTATTGCCTGCTCGCCAAGGATTCGCAACCAACGATCGCAGTCATTGGCGACTCGCTTACCCCCGGCCTTTTTAATGGTCTCAAAGAGGCCACTGCGAACGATGCAAGCGTGAATATTCTCGGACTCAGCCTGGGTGGAATGTTGCCCCTCATGGGGGTCAGCAGTTACGATAACCTGAGCCCCTATGAGCGGCAGGCAGCAAGTGCCTTGGGCTCCAGTCAGATGGTATCGATAGCAGGTAAAACCGCGTCGGTGGAGTTGGTCGTCATGGTCGGAAACTGGACGCTTTATATCGATCCCCAGCCGGATCGCAAAATGTTCGTCCGCCTTGCTGATCGGCCGGAAATTACTGATAACAGAGAGGTATACCGGATTGCGTTAACGCGAACGTTTTCCTACCTGCTACAGCAAAACAAGCAAGTGGTATTCGTCCTTAATCAAGCCGGACTCAACTTCGATCCGCAATCCTGCGCGAACAATCGCCCTCTGCGTCTGGGCAATGAAATGAGGTCAACATGTGCGGTTTCTCGTGATGACTTCGAAAGACACAATCGCGAGTACCGCGAAATCGCAGCTTCAGTGTTGAAAGATTTCCCGTCGGTCAAAGTGTTTGATGTCGCCAAGTTCTTGTGCGATGACCAATGGTGCTGGGCCATGAAGGGTTCCGAACTTCTCTATGCCGATAGGACCCATTTTTCCCGCCAAGGGGGAAGCTATATCGCCCAGTTTCTTGCTCCTGTCATTCAAGAGGCTCGGCTAGGGCGTATCCAGACGAACTGA